A region from the Drosophila bipectinata strain 14024-0381.07 chromosome 3R, DbipHiC1v2, whole genome shotgun sequence genome encodes:
- the Set8 gene encoding histone-lysine N-methyltransferase Set8: MIMVRRRARPAKETPTGGSVGGGSAVPGAIPLNAAAAVAGNLLEDQYFASPKRKDCRLMKASENLGLPEDDKGQQHHHKENSKADNSKTIGVPLATRSQTRTIENFFKANAATKNAMKKSSPPPLSEDQKTIPHTGFQEEHRLVEADEELKLADEELQQVVEELLFDGGSSNSSNSPCYQHDDTDQMPEIKDIPQIHEMQEVLGAIGDFQTHRSALRDSHSSTHSSSTDNIFLQEPVLTLDIDRTPTKASSIKINRSFELAGAALFSSPPSVLNSCVLNGRFNQVVSLNGQREPLLPELDQHDSSSCDSGVACSLTAATESPAAGGVRRRKPATPHRILCPSPIKTGLKITGGLSKGGTADNLLSPRKSPRKLPVTTAAVAACKSRRRLNQPKPQAPYQPKPQLSQTPPSHELQKQSDMGDDIVVVLDDDDEDEDDVNALLKAAEERENQNKVPETAKPGAKAMLKPAVPVKPKAKSKGLSKNQHPLPLAATNGNREMTDFFPVRRSVRKTKTVVKEEWMRGLEQAVLEERCEGLQVRHFMGKGRGVVADRPFKRNEFVVEYVGDLISITEASEREKRYALDENAGCYMYYFKHKNQQYCIDATVDTGKLGRLINHSRAGNLMTKVVVIKQRPHLVLLAKDDIEPGEELTYDYGDRSKESLLHHPWLAF, encoded by the exons ATGATAATGGTGCGCAGACGCGCTCGTCCCGCCAAGGAGACTCCTACTGGCGGCTCCGTTGGCGGAGGATCAGCAGTGCCGGGCGCTATTCCCCTCAATGCAGCCGCCGCAGTGGCCGGAAACTTGCTAGAAGATCAGTATTTTGCCAGTCCAAAACGAAAAGACTGCCGCCTGATGAAGGCCAGTGAAAATCTCGGCCTGCCGGAAGACGACAAAGGCCAGCAGCATCACCACAAAGAGAACAGCAAGGCAGACAACAGCAAAACCATAG GAGTGCCGCTGGCTACTCGCTCCCAGACGCGCACCATTGAGAACTTTTTCAAAGCCAATGCTGCCACTAAGAACGCTATGAAGAAGTCATCTCCACCGCCTTTGAGCGAAGACCAAAAGACAATACCACATACAGGATTCCAAGAAGAACATCGGTTGGTGGAGGCGGACGAGGAGTTGAAATTGGCGGACGAGGAGTTGCAGCAGGTTGTGGAAGAACTGCTCTTCGACGGCGGCTCCTCCAACTCGTCGAACTCGCCATGCTATCAGCACGATGACACTGATCaaatgccagaaatcaaaGACATCCCTCAAATACATGAGATGCAGGAGGTCCTGGGAGCCATTGGCGATTTCCAGACACATCGCTCTGCTCTGCGTGACAGCCACAGCTCCacccacagcagcagcacggaCAACATATTTCTGCAGGAGCCCGTTCTGACTCTGGACATCGATCGCACGCCCACCAAAGCCTCTAGCATTAAGATCAACCGGAGCTTCGAGCTGGCAGGAGCTGCTTTGTTCTCCTCCCCGCCGTCTGTTTTAAACTCGTGCGTTCTTAACGGACGCTTCAATCAGGTCGTTAGCCTGAATGGACAAAGGGAGCCGCTGTTGCCAGAGCTAGACCAGCACGACAGCAGCTCGTGCGACAGCGGAGTGGCCTGCAGTCTCACCGCCGCCACCGAATCCCCTGCGGCAGGTGGAGTTCGTCGCAGAAAGCCAGCTACCCCACACCGCATACTGTGTCCCTCGCCAATAAAAACAGGATTGAAGATCACAGGAGGTTTAAGCAAGGGTGGAACTGCTGATAATTTGCTCTCCCCCCGTAAATCGCCTCGCAAACTGCCCGTTACTACGGCGGCAGTCGCCGCCTGCAAGTCGCGCCGAAGACTGAACCAGCCAAAGCCGCAAGCGCCTTACCAGCCAAAACCACAGTTGTCGCAGACACCACCGTCTCACGAGCTGCAGAAGCAATCGGACATGGGAGATGACATTGTGGTCGTCCtagacgacgacgacgaggacgaaGACGACGTAAATGCCTTGTTGAAAGCCGCCGAGGAGCGGGAGAACCAGAACAAAGTACCAGAGACAGCCAAACCAGGCGCCAAAGCCATGCTCAAGCCGGCGGTCCCTGTCAAGCCCAAAGCCAAGAGTAAGGGTCTGTCGAAGAACCAACACCCACTGCCTTTAGCCGCTACCAATGGCAACCGTGAGATGACCGACTTCTTCCCGGTCCGCCGATCCGTACGTAAAACCAAAACAGTCGTCAAGGAGGAGTGGATGCGCGGTCTGGAACAGGCGGTGCTGGAAGAGCGCTGCGAAGGCCTCCAGGTGCGGCACTTCATGGGCAAGGGGCGGGGTGTTGTGGCCGACCGCCCCTTCAAGCGGAACGAGTTTGTGGTGGAGTATGTGGGTGATCTCATATCCATCACAGAGGCCTCGGAGCGGGAGAAGCGCTATGCGCTGGACGAGAACGCTGGCTGCTACATGTACTACTTTAAGCACAAGAACCAGCAGTACTGCATCGATGCCACCGTCGACACTGGGAAGCTGGGACGCCTTATCAACCACTCGCGTGCCGGCAACCTTATGACCAAGGTGGTGGTGATCAAGCAGCGGCCTCACTTGGTGCTCCTGGCGAAGGACGACATCGAACCCGGCGAGGAGTTGACGTACGACTATGGAGATCGCTCCAAGGAGTCGCTGCTGCATCATCCCTGGCTCGCCTTCTGA